The Acidobacteriota bacterium genomic interval ATGGCGCCGGCCGACCCCGACCTCTGGCTCGTGCGCGACGCGTCGGGCTGGCAACTGGAGATCCATCCGACCGACGGTGGAGACGTCCGCAGCGTCCCGTTGAGCCATCGCGAAACCGCAACCGCGGCACCGACGTTCAGCGCGTCGCTTCACGCAACGGGAGCCGAGACGGGCCGGCTCGCGCTGCGCTGGGGGCGCCACGACTGGAGCGCCGACTTCCGGTTCGAGGAGCTCCCCGAGACGCCGCGCCAGGCGCGCGTGTCGGGCCGCGGCACCGCTCGTGAGGCGGTGGACTCGAACGAAGCGATCGCGCGCGGCAATCTGCTCTCCGAACGGAACGAGACCGCTCTCGTGTTGCCGAACGGTGCGGGCATCACCCTCGTGTACTGGAAGAGCATCGACGTCGAGGACGAGGACTACCCGAACGTGGCGGCGGCGCGGGACGGCGACATCATCGAGATGATTCGCGCGCCCGTGCTGCGCCTCAAGAGCGACGTCTCGCTACGTTTCGGCAAGACCGATATTCCGACCGGCAACCTCGCCCCCGGCTTCGCCGGCTTCTACGGCATCTGGCTGCGGAAGGCGGACGACGGGTGGCGGTTCGTGTTCAACCACGAGGCGGACTCCTGGGGCACCCAGTACGATTCGGCGTTCGATGTGGCCGAGATCGCGGTCGATTACACGCGCACGGCGGGCTCGTTCCGTCCGCTCGGGGCCACGCTGGTTCCGACCGGTCCCGACGGGGGGCGAGTGGTCGTGCACTGGGGCCCGCACGAGTGGTCGGCGGACTTCGTCGTCAGCGAATGAAGCGGACTCGGTCGGATAGTCGAGTGGTTCGTCGTTGGACCGAGGCCGGTGCGGCGGCGGACGTGGACCCCGGACAACCGCGGTCCTGAATCGGGAGTGGACATCATGATGCAGCGCAGAACCGTATTCCACCTCGTTCTGGCCGGACTGCTGCTGGCCCTGGCTACGACGATGCTGCAGGCCCAGCGTCCCGCCGTGTCCGGGCCGCGCGCCGGGCTGTCGACGGGACATCCGCTGACCTCGGCCGCCGCGTTCGAGATCCTGATCCAGGGCGGCAACGCGTTCGACGCGGGCGTGACGGCGATGCTCGTGGGCGGCGTCATCGAGCAGGACCTGTACGGGCTCGGCGGCGAGTCGCTGGTGCTGGTATACCCCGCCGCCGAGGGCAGGGTCACCTCCGTCGTCGCCCAGGGCTGGGCGCCCAAGGGAGCCAGCATCGAGTGGTACGAATCGCGGGAACGCGATCTCTTCGGCGAGGGCCTCGACCCGGCCGTCGTCCCCGGCGCGCTCCACGGCGTGCTCACGGTGCTCGAGCGCTGGGGCACGATGAGCTTCGAGCAGGTCTCGGCCCGCGCCATCGAGTACGCGGAGCACGGGTTCCCGCTGCGCCCGCTCACCGCCCGCGCCATCGAGGCGAACCTCGAGTTCATGGAGGCGTGGCCGGACAACCAGCGGTTCTGGCTGAAGCCCGACGGCTCGCTCTACGCGGCGGGCGAGACCATCAAGTTCCCCACCCTGGCCGCCACGCTGACGAAGATGGTGGAGGCGGAGCGGGCCAACGCGCATCTCGGCCGCGAGCAGGGCATCGCCGCGGCGCGTGATCGCTTCTACAAGGGCGACATCGCCGAGGAGATGGTCGCCTTCCTGCAGGAGCACGACGCGCCGTTCGAGCTGAGCGACTTCGCCGAGTTCTACTCCCGCGTGGAGGAACCGACCAGCACCGACTACCGCGGCTACACCATCTACAAGCACGGCTTCAACAGCCAGGGTCCGGTCCTGCTGCAGGCGCTGAACATCCTGGAGGAGTTCGACCTGCAGGCGATGGGCCACAACAGCCCCGACTACATCCACACCGTCGTAGAGGCGATGAAGCTGGCCTACGCGGACCGCGACACCTACTACGCGGACACGGATTTCGTCGACGTGCCGGCCGAGGGCCTGCTCTCCACTTCCTACGCACAGGAGCGCGCGGCTCAGATCGACCCGGCCGTGGCGTCGCGTGCGTTCCGGGCCGGCGACCCGCTGCCGCACGACCCGAACGTGAACGACTGGCCGTTCTGGGTCGCCGACATTCCGGACGGGGTGGCGGCCAGCGACGCCGACGGATCGTTCGTGCCGTCGGCGGGCGGCCTCAAGGACACCACGCACATCGCGGTCATCGACGAGGACGGCAACATCTTCGACGCCACGCCGAGCGGCGGCTGGACCGGCGGCGGGGTCATCCTCGGCGACACGGGCATCGGGCTCAGCACCCGCGGCGAGCAGTTCTGGCTCGATCCGGACCGCGCCAACCAGATCCGCCCGCGCGCCCGCCCGCGCTACACGCTGACCCCGAGCATCGTGTTCAAGGACGGCGAACCGCTGATGGCGATCGGCACGCCGGGCGGCGACAACCAGGATCAGACCATCCTGCAGGCGTTCCTGAACGTCGTCGAGTTCTGGGAAGACTGGTACCCCAACCTGCACGACGCGATCGCGTGGCCGCGGGTCCGGACGCAGCACCTGCACGGGTCGTTCTGGCCGCACGCGGCCGGCTTCAACCGGATGGACCTCGAAGGGGACATCTCGTCGGAGGTGGCGAACGAGCTGCGCCGCCGGGGACACCACGTCAACGAGGTCCGGCCCTTCGGGATGTCCGGCTGCGCCACCGCGGTGCTCATCGATCCCGCGACCGGCAACCGCCTGGCCGCCGGCGACCCGCGGCGCGACTGCTACGCGCTGGCGTACTGACACGGAGACCACCGCCGCATTCGGATGCTGGACACGACCATGGCGCGCCGGCCGTAACGCCGTCCACCCGATTCCGCGATGCTGGCCGAACTGCGGTCGACGCTACAGTCTCTGGCCGCCGGCGCCGTGGCGTTGCCGGAGTACTGGCGCAGTGGGGTCGTCTACAATCCGCTGTCCGCCAGGGCGATCCAGGATCCGTATCCCATCTACGCGCGGTTGCGTGCGCACTCCCCGGTGCACCGCAGCCGGCTGCTGGAAGCCTGGGTGTTCACCCGCTACGCCGACGTGGAGGCCATCCTTCGCGACTACAAGCGGTTCTCGAACATGCCCTCCAACCGCAGGGCGCCGCGGCGGCGACAGATGGCCGTGCCGCCGCGGGCGGACTGGACCATGCTGTTCTTCGACCCGCCCGAACATACCCGCCTGCGAGCGCTGGTCAACCAGGCGTTCACGCCGCGGGCTGTGGCTGCCCTGGAACCGCATATCCGGACGATCATGGGGGAGCTGCTCGACGACATGGAGGACCCCGCGAGATTCGACCTGATGACGGCGGTGGCCAACCCCCTGCCGGTGATCGTGATCGCCGAGATGCTGGGGGTGCCGCCCGAAGACCGAGCCCGCTTCAAGCACTGGTCGGATGCGCGCGCGCGACTGCTCGAACCGACGATCACCGCCCACGAGAGAGAGCGGGCCGCGGCCGCCGGCGAGTCGCTGGACGCCTACTTCATGCCCATCATCCAGGCCCGGCGCCGTGAGCCCAGAGACGACATCGTCAGCGCCCTCGCCCAGGCGGAGGAAGAGGGAGATTCCCTCACCGAGCGCGAGATGTTGCTGATGCTGCGCCTCCTGCTGATTGCCGGTAACGAGACCACCACGAACCTGATCGGCAACGGCGTGCTGGCGCTGCTGCGGCACCCGGAGCAACTCGCGCTTCTGCGGGAGGACCCGAGCCGGATACCGGCGGCAGTCGAAGAGTTGCTGCGTTTCGACACCCCGGTGCAGCTCGATATCCGGGCCGTGCTGGAAGACTGCGAGATGCACGGCGTTGCGCTGCGGCGCGGCGACG includes:
- a CDS encoding cytochrome P450 — protein: MLAELRSTLQSLAAGAVALPEYWRSGVVYNPLSARAIQDPYPIYARLRAHSPVHRSRLLEAWVFTRYADVEAILRDYKRFSNMPSNRRAPRRRQMAVPPRADWTMLFFDPPEHTRLRALVNQAFTPRAVAALEPHIRTIMGELLDDMEDPARFDLMTAVANPLPVIVIAEMLGVPPEDRARFKHWSDARARLLEPTITAHERERAAAAGESLDAYFMPIIQARRREPRDDIVSALAQAEEEGDSLTEREMLLMLRLLLIAGNETTTNLIGNGVLALLRHPEQLALLREDPSRIPAAVEELLRFDTPVQLDIRAVLEDCEMHGVALRRGDGAILAIGAANRDPEVFDDPERLDVLRSQGSNISFGRGVHHCIGAPLARLEGRIALEMLLERYSSLRLLTDRPTFRRGVVLRGLESLPVAAVPASRTC
- a CDS encoding gamma-glutamyltransferase family protein, whose protein sequence is MMQRRTVFHLVLAGLLLALATTMLQAQRPAVSGPRAGLSTGHPLTSAAAFEILIQGGNAFDAGVTAMLVGGVIEQDLYGLGGESLVLVYPAAEGRVTSVVAQGWAPKGASIEWYESRERDLFGEGLDPAVVPGALHGVLTVLERWGTMSFEQVSARAIEYAEHGFPLRPLTARAIEANLEFMEAWPDNQRFWLKPDGSLYAAGETIKFPTLAATLTKMVEAERANAHLGREQGIAAARDRFYKGDIAEEMVAFLQEHDAPFELSDFAEFYSRVEEPTSTDYRGYTIYKHGFNSQGPVLLQALNILEEFDLQAMGHNSPDYIHTVVEAMKLAYADRDTYYADTDFVDVPAEGLLSTSYAQERAAQIDPAVASRAFRAGDPLPHDPNVNDWPFWVADIPDGVAASDADGSFVPSAGGLKDTTHIAVIDEDGNIFDATPSGGWTGGGVILGDTGIGLSTRGEQFWLDPDRANQIRPRARPRYTLTPSIVFKDGEPLMAIGTPGGDNQDQTILQAFLNVVEFWEDWYPNLHDAIAWPRVRTQHLHGSFWPHAAGFNRMDLEGDISSEVANELRRRGHHVNEVRPFGMSGCATAVLIDPATGNRLAAGDPRRDCYALAY
- a CDS encoding DUF2911 domain-containing protein, giving the protein MLGASDGGGAAHPRGGIGSVGRVLIAAGAVWCLTATVAGAQTPEPSNEADGLVHASLTLETQGIAVAFPPELRAEHHAYQWLLSGTVGSRVRVGTLDVHRALRLGALQPDIEAIEAEIAAIVAARQAEAEAGEAAESDEDAEEADESDEEMAPADPDLWLVRDASGWQLEIHPTDGGDVRSVPLSHRETATAAPTFSASLHATGAETGRLALRWGRHDWSADFRFEELPETPRQARVSGRGTAREAVDSNEAIARGNLLSERNETALVLPNGAGITLVYWKSIDVEDEDYPNVAAARDGDIIEMIRAPVLRLKSDVSLRFGKTDIPTGNLAPGFAGFYGIWLRKADDGWRFVFNHEADSWGTQYDSAFDVAEIAVDYTRTAGSFRPLGATLVPTGPDGGRVVVHWGPHEWSADFVVSE